In Actinomycetota bacterium, a single genomic region encodes these proteins:
- a CDS encoding DUF1385 domain-containing protein, producing the protein MDGHSSPPRAAPHYYGGQAVIEGVMMRGADTWSVAVRRPSGQIHIERHPVSDFPSRHPAFRRPMLRGVYAMFDAMAIGVKALGISARQAIDEDEEPLDGRALGGSLALAVVFFIAVFIVLPNVVLAMLRGWLGDGVAYHLVEGLLRIAIFLAYLSSISLMADIRRVFMYHGAEHKTIAAWEHGEPLDPAHVDRYSTLHVRCGTNFLVIVMVLALLVYSVAGALVPPPAGIGWIGAVTYHVALRVVLLPVVAGLAYEGIRLGASRERNPLVRALMLPGLWLQRITTRQPTPDQIEVAIRAFEAVVPDRDLEGRTVGLPSTVAVDAHGDAPHDSPVTPATPPETVADGH; encoded by the coding sequence CCGCGCGCTGCCCCCCACTACTACGGGGGACAAGCCGTGATCGAGGGTGTCATGATGCGGGGCGCCGACACCTGGTCGGTGGCGGTGCGCCGCCCGTCCGGACAGATCCACATCGAGCGTCACCCCGTCTCCGACTTCCCCAGCCGCCACCCGGCGTTCCGGCGACCGATGCTGCGCGGCGTGTACGCGATGTTCGACGCGATGGCCATCGGTGTGAAGGCGCTGGGCATCTCCGCGCGGCAGGCGATCGACGAGGACGAGGAGCCGCTCGACGGGCGGGCGCTGGGCGGGAGCCTCGCACTGGCGGTCGTGTTCTTCATCGCGGTGTTCATCGTGCTGCCCAACGTGGTCCTCGCGATGCTCCGCGGCTGGCTCGGCGACGGCGTCGCCTACCACCTGGTCGAAGGGCTGCTGCGGATCGCGATCTTCCTGGCGTACCTGTCGTCGATCTCGCTGATGGCCGACATCCGGCGCGTGTTCATGTACCACGGGGCCGAGCACAAGACGATCGCGGCGTGGGAGCACGGCGAGCCGCTCGACCCTGCGCACGTCGACCGCTACTCGACCCTGCACGTGCGCTGCGGCACGAACTTCCTGGTCATCGTGATGGTCCTGGCCCTGCTGGTGTACTCGGTCGCGGGAGCGCTCGTCCCGCCCCCCGCCGGGATCGGCTGGATCGGCGCAGTGACGTACCACGTCGCCCTGCGCGTGGTGCTGTTGCCGGTGGTCGCCGGGTTGGCCTACGAAGGCATCCGGCTGGGTGCCTCCCGTGAGCGCAACCCGCTGGTCCGTGCCCTGATGCTGCCCGGCCTGTGGCTGCAGCGGATCACGACCCGTCAGCCGACGCCCGACCAGATCGAGGTCGCGATCCGGGCGTTCGAGGCGGTCGTGCCCGACCGCGACCTGGAGGGGCGGACCGTGGGTCTGCCCAGCACCGTGGCGGTGGACGCCCACGGCGACGCCCCGCACGACAGCCCGGTCACACCCGCCACGCCCCCGGAGACGGTCGCCGACGGGCACTAG
- the prfA gene encoding peptide chain release factor 1, translated as MFDRLDEVERTYGELEQQLADPAVLADGQRYVQLAKRHGELSDLVATYREYRQVSGDLQAAREMAREASGDDRELMRAEADELAGRLEALQERLQTLLVPDDPNDAKDVIVEIRAGAGGDEAGLFAGELWDMYARYAESRGWQTEVLSLSEQGIGGAKEVVFEVRGRGAYSRLKHESGVHRVQRVPRTESQGRVHTSTATVAVLPAAEEVDVDIDPADLRVDVYRSSGPGGQSVNTTDSAVRVTHLPTGLVVSCQDEKSQHQNREKALRILRSRLLQLEQDRAAQERADARRGQIGSGDRSEKIRTYNFPQSRVTDHRIGFTTHDLDGLLGGGLDELIDALLEAGRSAQLTEDDQPQRDVG; from the coding sequence ATGTTCGACCGCCTCGACGAGGTCGAGCGCACCTACGGCGAGCTGGAACAGCAGCTGGCCGACCCGGCCGTGCTCGCCGACGGTCAGCGCTACGTGCAGCTCGCCAAGCGGCACGGCGAGCTGTCCGACCTCGTGGCGACCTACCGCGAGTACCGGCAGGTCAGCGGGGACCTCCAGGCGGCCCGGGAGATGGCCCGGGAAGCGTCCGGCGATGACCGCGAGCTGATGCGCGCCGAGGCCGACGAGCTGGCTGGGCGGCTCGAGGCACTCCAGGAGCGGCTCCAGACGCTGCTGGTCCCCGACGACCCCAACGACGCGAAGGACGTCATCGTCGAGATCCGGGCCGGAGCCGGAGGCGACGAGGCCGGACTGTTCGCCGGGGAACTGTGGGACATGTACGCGCGCTACGCCGAGTCCCGCGGCTGGCAGACCGAGGTCCTGTCGCTGTCGGAGCAGGGCATCGGCGGCGCGAAGGAGGTCGTCTTCGAGGTCCGCGGCCGCGGCGCCTACTCCCGCCTCAAGCACGAGTCGGGCGTGCACCGGGTCCAGCGGGTACCGCGGACGGAATCGCAGGGCCGCGTCCACACCTCCACCGCCACGGTCGCGGTGTTGCCCGCCGCCGAGGAAGTCGACGTCGACATCGATCCGGCCGATCTGCGGGTGGACGTCTACCGGTCGAGCGGCCCGGGCGGGCAGAGCGTCAACACGACCGACTCGGCGGTGCGCGTCACGCACCTGCCGACCGGGCTGGTCGTCTCGTGCCAGGACGAGAAGTCCCAGCACCAGAACCGTGAGAAGGCGCTTCGGATCCTGCGTTCGCGGCTGCTCCAGCTCGAGCAGGACCGGGCTGCCCAGGAACGCGCCGATGCCCGCCGCGGCCAGATCGGCAGCGGCGACCGCAGCGAGAAGATCCGCACGTACAACTTCCCCCAGTCACGGGTGACCGACCACCGCATCGGGTTCACCACCCACGACCTGGACGGACTGCTCGGCGGCGGCCTCGACGAGCTCATCGACGCCCTGCTCGAGGCCGGCCGCAGCGCCCAACTGACGGAGGACGACCAGCCGCAGCGGGACGTGGGATGA
- the prmC gene encoding peptide chain release factor N(5)-glutamine methyltransferase: MTAVALMEVVRAHASTLASAGVEHPEVDALTLARHALDADAATVRTATTADVDDRRLRQLADLVAVRATRVPLQHLTATTGFRDLDITCRAGVFIPRPETEILAGLAIEAARRAASDGGRATVVEPCTGTGAVALAVATEVHAADVVATDRCARAVALARHNLARVERGVHGAGSTCRVVHGDLFDPVPADLRGTVDVVVCNPPYLTPGEVAQATPEVRGHEPRDALVAGAGGNAVVHRLLDEAAAWLRPGGDLLVELAETRAGAVAAAARRSGYTDVHVVADLTGRDRVLTARRPQDRS, encoded by the coding sequence ATGACCGCCGTCGCCCTGATGGAGGTGGTGCGAGCGCACGCCTCGACGCTCGCCAGCGCCGGTGTCGAGCACCCGGAAGTGGACGCGTTGACGCTGGCTCGCCACGCCCTGGACGCCGATGCGGCCACGGTGCGTACAGCGACCACCGCCGACGTCGACGACCGCCGTCTGCGCCAGCTGGCCGACCTCGTCGCTGTCCGCGCCACCCGGGTGCCGCTGCAGCACCTGACGGCAACGACCGGGTTCCGTGACCTGGACATCACCTGCCGTGCAGGGGTGTTCATCCCCCGCCCCGAGACCGAGATCCTGGCCGGCCTGGCGATCGAGGCGGCTCGGCGCGCCGCCAGCGACGGCGGCCGGGCGACCGTGGTCGAGCCGTGTACCGGGACCGGTGCGGTGGCGCTCGCCGTGGCGACGGAGGTGCACGCCGCCGACGTCGTCGCGACCGACCGCTGCGCGCGCGCGGTCGCACTTGCGCGGCACAACCTCGCCCGCGTCGAGCGGGGCGTCCACGGCGCAGGCAGCACCTGCCGGGTCGTCCACGGTGATCTCTTCGATCCGGTTCCCGCTGACCTGCGCGGAACCGTGGACGTGGTGGTGTGCAACCCGCCGTACCTCACACCGGGCGAGGTCGCCCAGGCCACTCCGGAGGTGCGTGGCCACGAGCCGCGCGACGCGCTGGTCGCGGGCGCGGGTGGGAACGCGGTCGTGCACCGTCTGCTGGACGAGGCCGCCGCGTGGCTGCGTCCCGGGGGGGATCTGCTGGTGGAACTCGCTGAGACGCGCGCCGGCGCCGTCGCCGCAGCGGCCCGCCGCAGCGGGTACACCGACGTGCACGTCGTGGCTGACCTCACCGGACGCGACCGGGTGCTCACCGCCCGCCGGCCGCAGGACCGCTCGTGA